One window of the Xiphophorus couchianus chromosome 12, X_couchianus-1.0, whole genome shotgun sequence genome contains the following:
- the kcnip3b gene encoding calsenilin isoform X4 — translation MSVPSSLFLSSSFLLCTTSPPSLLPVCRSVPVLPPSLAPTDSSDSDLELSTVRHQPEGLDQLQAQTKFTRKELQSLYRGFKNECPSGLVDEETFKSIYSQFFPQGDASTYAHFLFNAFDIDRNGSIRFEDFVIGLSVLLRGSVTEKLNWAFNLYDINKDGYITKEEMLAIMKSIYDMMGRYTYPCVRDDAPSEHVDKFFQKMDKNRDGVVTIEEFIETCQKDENIMNSMQLFENVI, via the exons ATGTCTGTCCCgtcctccctctttctctcttcatCTTTCCTTCTCTGCACcacttctcctccttctcttcttcctgTCTGTCGATCCGTCCCTGTCCTCCCTCCATCTCTTGCTCCCACAGATAGCAGCGACAGTGACCTGGAGCTGTCAACGGTGCGTCACCAACCGGAAGGGCTGGACCAGCTGCAGGCCCAAACCAAGTTCACCAGGAAGGAGCTTCAGTCTCTTTATCGAGGCTTCAAGAAC GAGTGTCCCAGTGGGTTGGTTGATGAGGAGACGTTCAAGTCTATCTATTCTCAGTTCTTTCCCCAAGGAG ACGCTTCCACTTACGCCCACTTCCTCTTCAACGCCTTCGACATCGACAGAAACGGCTCAATCCGCTTTGAGGACTTCGTCATCGGCCTGTCGGTTCTGCTGAGAGGTTCGGTCACAGAGAAGCTCAACTGGGCCTTCAACCTCTACGACATCAATAAGGACGGTTACATCACCAAAGAG GAGATGCTTGCAATCATGAAGTCCATCTATGACATGATGGGGCGATACACGTACCCCTGCGTACGGGATGATGCGCCGTCAGAGCATGTTGATAAGTTCTTCCAG aaaatggacaaaaacagAGACGGGGTGGTGACTATTGAAGAGTTCATAGAGACGTGTCAGAAG GACGAGAACATCATGAACTCCATGCAGCTGTTTGAAAATGTGATATAA
- the kcnip3b gene encoding calsenilin isoform X5, translating into MSVRWETEGLQTVGIVCLVIMFLKLMHLLGLIDITETDDSSDSDLELSTVRHQPEGLDQLQAQTKFTRKELQSLYRGFKNECPSGLVDEETFKSIYSQFFPQGDASTYAHFLFNAFDIDRNGSIRFEDFVIGLSVLLRGSVTEKLNWAFNLYDINKDGYITKEEMLAIMKSIYDMMGRYTYPCVRDDAPSEHVDKFFQKMDKNRDGVVTIEEFIETCQKDENIMNSMQLFENVI; encoded by the exons ATGAGTGTGAGATGGGAGACGGAGGGACTCCAGACGGTCGGCATCGTCTGCTTGGTGATAATGTTCCTCAAGCTGATGCACCTGCTGGGTTTGATCGACATCACTGAGACCG ATG ATAGCAGCGACAGTGACCTGGAGCTGTCAACGGTGCGTCACCAACCGGAAGGGCTGGACCAGCTGCAGGCCCAAACCAAGTTCACCAGGAAGGAGCTTCAGTCTCTTTATCGAGGCTTCAAGAAC GAGTGTCCCAGTGGGTTGGTTGATGAGGAGACGTTCAAGTCTATCTATTCTCAGTTCTTTCCCCAAGGAG ACGCTTCCACTTACGCCCACTTCCTCTTCAACGCCTTCGACATCGACAGAAACGGCTCAATCCGCTTTGAGGACTTCGTCATCGGCCTGTCGGTTCTGCTGAGAGGTTCGGTCACAGAGAAGCTCAACTGGGCCTTCAACCTCTACGACATCAATAAGGACGGTTACATCACCAAAGAG GAGATGCTTGCAATCATGAAGTCCATCTATGACATGATGGGGCGATACACGTACCCCTGCGTACGGGATGATGCGCCGTCAGAGCATGTTGATAAGTTCTTCCAG aaaatggacaaaaacagAGACGGGGTGGTGACTATTGAAGAGTTCATAGAGACGTGTCAGAAG GACGAGAACATCATGAACTCCATGCAGCTGTTTGAAAATGTGATATAA